Proteins co-encoded in one Salarias fasciatus chromosome 4, fSalaFa1.1, whole genome shotgun sequence genomic window:
- the ccndx gene encoding cyclin Dx: MDGGVCVSLWCEEVEDDQIEDRGRGEAGGPPGGPARPRAAWDPSASGPRVIQRLLQVERRYAPSSLYVRLVQRDPERREELAKWALEVCCACGCDEAVFPLAVSLLDRFLSASLSVPGSPSCLSAGCVLIASKLTECDVVTADALCAAAEYSFLPSGLREMERLILSTLRWDTAAVTPQDYLPHLLASAAEQEEGEDPEEERRLLATLRRHSDTLTAMCACDSRFLGAPPSLVAAAALTCALRGLDWRGRARPALSSDALAQLSHTDPVVLQCYSELIEQALRQRLRSGLQGPAEKGEEVEDERPGTPTDMREIDF, from the exons ATGGAcggaggcgtgtgtgtgtctctgtggtgtgaggaggtggaggacgaccAGATCGAGGACCGGGGCCGGGGCGAAGCCGGGGGCCCCCCCGGGGGCCCGGCTCGGCCGCGGGCCGCCTGGGACCCGTCGGCGTCGGGCCCCCGGGTGATCCagcggctgctgcaggtggagcggcGCTACGCTCCGTCCTCGCTCTACGTCCGCCTGGTCCAGCGGGACCCGGAGCGCCGGGAGGAGCTGGCCAAGTGGGCCCTGGAG GTGTGCTGCGCCTGCGGCTGCGACGAGGCCGTCTTCCCGCTGGCCGTCTCCCTGCTGGACCGCTTCCTGTCGGCGTCCCTGTCCGTCCCCGGGTCCCCGTCCTGCCTGTCCGCCGGCTGCGTCCTCATCGCGTCCAAGCTCACCGAGTGCGACGTGGTCACTGCCGACGCGCTGTGCGCCGCCGCCGAGTACAGCTTCCTGCCGTCCGGCCTGCGG GAGATGGAGCGCCTCATCCTCTCCACGCTGCGCTGGGACACCGCCGCCGTGACCCCGCAGGACTACCTGCCGCACCTCCTGGCGTCGGcggcggagcaggaggagggcgaggaccctgaggaggagcggcggctgcTCGCCACCCTGCGGAGGCACAGCGACACCCTGACCGCCATGTGCGCCTGCGACTCCCGCTTCCTGGGCGCGCCGCCGTCGCTcgtggccgccgccgccctgacCTGCGCGCTGCGGGGGCTGGACTGGCGGGGCCGCGCACGGCCGGCGCTCAGCAGCGACGCCCTGGCTCAGCTGAGCCACACCGACCCG gtggtgctgcagTGCTACAGTGAGCTGATCGAACAGGCGCTCAGGCAGCGGCTGAGGAGCGGCCTGCAGGGACCGGCGGAGAAGGGCGAAGAGGTGGAGGACGAGAGGCCCGGGACGCCCACCGACATGAGGGAGATTGATTTCTGA
- the nucb1 gene encoding nucleobindin-1, with translation MTWKPGWLLLLCLSAAVRSVPIDRNGGNEEPKEEAQEESMDTGLYYDRYLREVIEVLETDPHFREKLQTANTEDIKNGRLSKELDLVGHHVRTRLDELKRQEVSRLRMLLKAKLDSTNTQSLQMDHASLLKQFEHLDPHNQNTFEAKDLELLISTATKDLENYDAERHEEFKRYEMLKEHERREYLKGLDQEKREKEEKRMQELKEKHRQHPKVNAPGSVAQLREVWEETDRLDPREFNPKTFFKLHDTNDDGVLDEQELEALFTKELEKVYDPKNEEDDMMEMEEERLRMREQVMKNVDTNKDRLVSLDEFIKSTEKTEFNNPKEWETLDAKPLYTEEELQQFEAELRDREEELKRRAETLRQEQELLRERGKALEAQRREYQQAVMEMSQRQREQPPADGQPPAGPNGELLAPEHRAEEPQAAADVQNQNNLPAEPPQNLPAHT, from the exons ATGACGTGGAAACCCGGCTGGCTGCTTCTTCTCTGcctctccgccgccgtccgctcGGTGCCCATCGATCGCAACGGAGGCAATGAGGAGCCCAAGGAGGAGGCGCAGGAGGAGAGCATG GACACCGGCCTGTACTACGACCGGTACCTGCGTGAGGTGATCGAGGTTCTGGAGACGGACCCCCACTTCAGGGAGAAGCTGCAGACAGCCAACACTGAAGACATCAAG AACGGGCGCCTCAGCAAAGAGCTGGACCTGGTCGGCCATCACGTCAGGACGCGCCTGGACGAGCTGAAGCGCCAGGAGGTGTCCCGGCTCCGGATGCTGCTGAAGGCCAAACTGGACAGCACCAACACGCAGA GCCTGCAGATGGACCACGCCTCGCTCCTGAAGCAGTTCGAACATCTGGACCCGCACAACCAGAACACGTTCGAGGCCAAGGACCTGGAGCTGCTCATCTCTACG GCCACCAAGGACCTGGAGAACTACGACGCCGAGCGGCACGAGGAGTTCAAGCGCTACGAGATGCTGAAGGAGCACGAGCGGCGCGAGTACCTGAAGGGGCTGGACcaggagaagagggagaaggaggagaagaggatgcaggagctgaaggagaagcacCGGCAGCACCCCAAAGTCAACGCCCCG GGAAGCGTCGCTCAGCTGCGGGAAGTGTGGGAGGAGACGGACCGGCTGGATCCCCGGGAGTTCAACCCCAAGACCTTCTTCAAACTGCACG ACACGAATGACGACGGCGTCCTGGacgagcaggagctggaggcgcTCTTCACCAAGGAG CTGGAGAAGGTCTACGACCCCAAGAACGAGGAGGACGACatgatggagatggaggaggagcggctgcgcatgAGGGAGCAGGTCATGAAAAAC GTGGACACCAACAAAGACCGGCTGGTGAGTCTGGACGAGTTCATCAAGTCCACGGAGAAGACGGAGTTCAATAACCCCAAAGAGTGGGAG acCCTGGACGCCAAGCCGCTGTacacggaggaggagctgcagcagttcgAGGCGGAGCTGCGGGACcgagaggaggagctgaagcggCGGGCGGAGACGCTGcggcaggagcaggagctgctgagggagcGGGGCAAAGCGCTGGAGGCGCAGCGGAGGGAGTACCAGCAG GCCGTGATGGAGATGTCCcagaggcagagggagcagcCGCCGGCCGACGGGCAGCCGCCGGCCGGGCCCAACGGCGAGCTGCTGGCGCCGGAGCACCGAGCTGAAG agccCCAGGCTGCAGCAGACGTCCAGAATCAGAACAACCTGCCTGCAGAGCCGCCACAGAACCTGCCTGCACACACttag